In Ipomoea triloba cultivar NCNSP0323 chromosome 15, ASM357664v1, one genomic interval encodes:
- the LOC116007674 gene encoding EG45-like domain containing protein isoform X1, with protein MAAAIYLQVIRITVIVLLTLFSSKPNLVVLGDIGTATSYNPPYSPTRCNGNRVDQFPAGNLFVAVSEGLWDNGAACGRRYRLSCLSGNNRPCKGDAIDVRVVDFCPKRPCPSTILLSKDAFSQISHSPHAKINIEYIEYDLAAAC; from the exons ATGGCGGCGGCCATCTACCTTCAAGTTATCAGAATCACTGTTATAGTTTTATTAACCTTATTCTCTTCGAAACCCAACCTAGTCGTCCTCGGAGACATAGGCACAGCAACATCTTATAATCCCCCATATTCAC CGACTAGATGTAACGGGAATAGGGTGGATCAGTTCCCGGCGGGGAATCTATTCGTGGCGGTGAGCGAGGGGCTGTGGGATAACGGGGCGGCGTGCGGGCGGCGATACAGGCTGAGCTGCCTTAGCGGCAACAACCGGCCGTGCAAGGGCGATGCCATAGACGTGAGGGTGGTGGATTTTTGCCCAAAAAGGCCATGCCCTTCCACTATACTTTTGTCCAAAGATGCTTTTTCTCAAATCTCTCATTCTCCTCATGCCAAAATCAACATCGAATACATAGAGTAC GATTTAGCTGCTGCATGCTGA
- the LOC116007674 gene encoding EG45-like domain containing protein isoform X2, whose protein sequence is MAAAIYLQVIRITVIVLLTLFSSKPNLVVLGDIGTATSYNPPYSPTRCNGNRVDQFPAGNLFVAVSEGLWDNGAACGRRYRLSCLSGNNRPCKGDAIDVRVVDFCPKRPCPSTILLSKDAFSQISHSPHAKINIEYIEI, encoded by the exons ATGGCGGCGGCCATCTACCTTCAAGTTATCAGAATCACTGTTATAGTTTTATTAACCTTATTCTCTTCGAAACCCAACCTAGTCGTCCTCGGAGACATAGGCACAGCAACATCTTATAATCCCCCATATTCAC CGACTAGATGTAACGGGAATAGGGTGGATCAGTTCCCGGCGGGGAATCTATTCGTGGCGGTGAGCGAGGGGCTGTGGGATAACGGGGCGGCGTGCGGGCGGCGATACAGGCTGAGCTGCCTTAGCGGCAACAACCGGCCGTGCAAGGGCGATGCCATAGACGTGAGGGTGGTGGATTTTTGCCCAAAAAGGCCATGCCCTTCCACTATACTTTTGTCCAAAGATGCTTTTTCTCAAATCTCTCATTCTCCTCATGCCAAAATCAACATCGAATACATAGA GATTTAG
- the LOC116006052 gene encoding uncharacterized protein At2g34160-like, with protein MEAITEGINNVNISSTNSEPQKKNRIQVSNTKKSLFFYVNLSKRYLQQYNEVELSALGMAISTVVTVAEILKNNGFAIEKKIRTLTVDMRDEPGSRPVSKARIEIVLGKTEKFDELMAAEAEQAGGGEEQQN; from the exons ATGGAGGCTATCACAGAGGGAATCAACAACGTTAATATTTCTTCTACCAATTCCGAACCCCAAAAGAAGAACCGAATCCAagtctccaacaccaagaaATCCCTCTTCTTCTATGTCAACCTCTCCAAG AGGTACCTGCAACAATACAATGAAGTGGAACTCTCTGCACTTGGAATGG CTATCTCTACAGTGGTTACAGTTGCTGAAATATTGAAGAACAATGGGTTTGCCATTGAAAAGA AGATAAGGACACTTACAGTGGACATGAGAGATGAACCAGGAAGTCGACCTGTATCAAAAGCTAGG ATTGAGATAGTGCTGGGGAAGACGGAGAAGTTCGATGAACTGATGGCTGCCGAAGCCGAGCAAGCTGGAGGTGGTGAGGAGCAGCAGAACTGA
- the LOC116005497 gene encoding EG45-like domain containing protein, giving the protein MELYLVIAIVLCLFCNKGSLVFGDIGTATSYNPPYTPTRCGGNRADQFPAGNLFVAVSEGLWDNGAACGRRYRLSCLSGNNRPCKGDTIDVRVVDFCPKRPCPSTIVLSTDAFAQISNSPNAKINIEYIQI; this is encoded by the exons ATGGAACTCTATCTAGTCATAGCAATAGTTTTATGCCTATTTTGCAACAAAGGCAGTCTAGTTTTTGGGGATATTGGCACTGCTACTTCTTATAATCCCCCATACACTC CGACTAGGTGCGGTGGGAACAGGGCAGACCAGTTTCCGGCGGGGAATCTGTTTGTGGCGGTAAGCGAGGGGCTGTGGGACAATGGAGCTGCTTGTGGGCGGCGCTACCGCCTGAGCTGCCTCAGCGGCAACAACCGGCCGTGCAAGGGTGACACCATCGACGTTAGGGTGGTGGATTTCTGCCCCAAACGGCCGTGCCCTTCAACTATTGTCCTCTCCACTGATGCCTTTGCGCAGATTTCCAATTCTCCAAATGCCAAAATCAACATTGAGTATATCCA GATTTGA